One Planctomycetaceae bacterium genomic region harbors:
- a CDS encoding DNA internalization-related competence protein ComEC/Rec2: MTLQPDSQISTAETGAADTVDADAGIANTDLANTGTDAIPASAAVAIAFVLGIVAAERFAVSGNAVLIAAAIVIAAAMYSMKRAWPRVASIAVLLLMLLAGAMRWNVSAVESDRQPLRDLCQNGSVTVRLTARISSVPVVHLRPASLLSPRIYGSDEQTRFLVDVLSIATMDGDVSVSGRCRVYVDGNAAAGLTCDDIIRLTGTLDWPVDPGNPGEFNFPEYLRRQDTAGLIYIDHAQAIEVLHAAGRTSSGYWLTLLRHQAQSILQRQLTGESRSVAMALLLGDRNELTSDVETAFISSGAMHLLAISGLHVGILCLFLMRTLHLLLVPWNKALLVTAVICVLYALVTDLRPSVVRATVFFLLFVTGQLACREVSTTSLLSLTAIVMLLWQPQLVFDTGAWLSFLSVAALGWVSSRNADDDTDREAPPDALTLRDRLRDVGRVIAKRLVLRYRQMLCILALTTPLVASEFHVVSPVGLLINVLLIPFTAVALVLGFTLLLTGFLLPIAAPLPGVLFSGALQILLAVVHATARWNVGHVYIADLPPWFVPAFYVLLVTAVVSWRPLVRQASIIAVLSLVIAAFAINGQLPQASDVRCTVLDVGHGSAAVVESGDGRVLLIDAGAMNRGDRAADVVCRFLWHRGYRRLDGILISHADMDHFNALEGIVHRMPVGQLLLAQDFLHNDSPAAAAVLQVADSRRVPVRVAVTEDTCRFGSATLTLFQADLSALPPDIEDNEKSLLVLLKSAGRTICFPGDLEGDALNELLPRMGDVDVLISPHHGSKTANTTDLANAVNPDHVIVSARDSQASDYLHKVYAASQSILFTSDAGAVTVVIREDGNLSVDGYRDRRLVQNAKE, encoded by the coding sequence ATGACTTTGCAGCCCGACTCCCAGATTTCCACCGCCGAGACGGGCGCAGCCGACACGGTCGACGCGGACGCCGGCATCGCGAACACGGATCTTGCGAACACGGGCACCGACGCCATTCCGGCGAGTGCTGCGGTTGCCATCGCGTTCGTTCTTGGGATTGTCGCTGCCGAACGGTTCGCGGTGTCCGGGAATGCTGTGCTGATTGCTGCTGCGATCGTGATTGCGGCAGCGATGTATTCCATGAAGCGTGCCTGGCCGCGGGTGGCTTCCATCGCCGTCCTGTTGCTGATGCTGTTGGCCGGTGCGATGAGATGGAACGTGTCGGCCGTCGAATCCGATCGTCAGCCGCTGCGAGACCTGTGTCAAAACGGGTCGGTCACGGTCCGACTTACGGCGCGGATATCGTCTGTTCCTGTGGTTCATCTGCGGCCGGCATCGCTGCTGTCGCCGCGGATCTATGGTTCCGACGAACAGACTCGGTTTTTGGTCGACGTCCTGAGCATCGCGACGATGGACGGCGATGTTTCCGTATCCGGCCGCTGCCGGGTCTACGTAGATGGAAATGCGGCGGCGGGCCTGACGTGCGACGACATTATCCGGCTGACGGGAACTCTGGACTGGCCGGTTGATCCAGGTAATCCCGGAGAATTCAACTTTCCCGAATACCTGCGTCGTCAGGACACGGCGGGGCTGATCTACATCGATCACGCGCAGGCGATCGAGGTTCTCCACGCCGCAGGCCGCACGTCATCCGGGTATTGGCTGACGCTGCTGCGGCACCAGGCGCAGTCGATTCTGCAGCGGCAACTGACGGGCGAATCTCGCAGCGTGGCGATGGCACTGCTGCTGGGCGATCGCAACGAACTGACCAGCGACGTGGAGACTGCATTCATCTCCAGCGGAGCCATGCACCTGCTGGCGATTTCCGGACTTCATGTTGGAATCCTGTGCCTGTTTCTGATGCGAACGCTGCACCTGCTGCTCGTGCCGTGGAACAAAGCACTCCTCGTCACCGCGGTCATCTGTGTGCTGTATGCGCTGGTGACCGACCTGCGACCGTCAGTGGTTCGTGCTACGGTGTTCTTTCTGCTGTTTGTCACCGGACAACTTGCCTGTCGCGAAGTCTCGACGACGTCACTGCTGAGCCTGACGGCAATCGTCATGTTACTGTGGCAGCCGCAACTGGTGTTCGACACGGGAGCGTGGCTGTCGTTTCTCTCCGTCGCGGCGCTCGGTTGGGTGTCCAGCCGGAATGCCGACGACGATACCGATCGGGAAGCTCCGCCGGACGCATTGACTTTGCGTGACCGGCTGCGCGATGTCGGTCGAGTCATCGCGAAGCGGCTGGTGTTGCGATACCGGCAGATGCTGTGCATTCTGGCGCTGACGACTCCACTCGTCGCGTCGGAATTCCATGTCGTCTCACCCGTCGGACTGCTGATCAATGTGCTGCTGATTCCGTTTACAGCGGTCGCTCTGGTTCTGGGCTTCACGCTGTTGCTGACCGGGTTTCTGCTGCCGATTGCCGCGCCGCTGCCGGGAGTCTTGTTTTCCGGGGCTCTGCAGATTCTGCTGGCCGTTGTACACGCCACAGCCCGGTGGAACGTCGGACATGTGTACATCGCCGATCTTCCGCCGTGGTTCGTTCCAGCGTTTTACGTCTTGCTGGTGACGGCTGTTGTGTCTTGGCGTCCGCTGGTCCGGCAGGCATCGATCATTGCCGTGCTGAGCCTTGTGATTGCTGCATTCGCGATTAATGGTCAGCTGCCACAGGCGTCGGACGTGCGCTGCACCGTGCTGGACGTGGGACACGGCAGCGCCGCGGTTGTGGAATCCGGCGACGGTCGCGTGCTGCTGATTGATGCCGGCGCCATGAACCGCGGTGACCGCGCCGCCGACGTTGTCTGCCGATTTCTGTGGCATCGCGGCTATCGTCGACTGGACGGAATCCTGATCTCGCACGCCGACATGGATCACTTCAACGCGCTGGAAGGAATCGTGCATCGCATGCCGGTCGGTCAGTTGCTGCTCGCGCAGGACTTTCTGCACAACGACTCGCCCGCCGCGGCCGCCGTACTGCAGGTTGCCGACAGTCGCCGCGTCCCGGTTCGTGTTGCCGTCACGGAAGACACGTGTCGTTTCGGCTCAGCGACACTGACACTGTTTCAGGCGGACCTGTCCGCACTGCCGCCGGATATCGAGGACAACGAAAAGAGTCTGCTGGTCCTGCTGAAGTCTGCCGGCCGAACGATCTGCTTTCCAGGCGATCTGGAAGGCGACGCGTTGAACGAACTGCTGCCGCGGATGGGTGATGTCGACGTGCTGATCAGTCCGCACCACGGTTCAAAGACCGCCAACACGACGGACCTGGCAAACGCCGTCAATCCTGACCACGTCATCGTCAGCGCCCGCGATTCGCAGGCAAGCGATTACCTGCACAAGGTCTACGCTGCGTCACAGTCGATCCTGTTCACCAGCGACGCGGGAGCCGTCACAGTGGTGATCCGCGAGGACGGGAACCTGAGCGTGGACGGCTATCGGGATCGTCGTCTGGTCCAGAACGCCAAAGAATGA
- a CDS encoding protein arginine kinase yields the protein MAEDGANSFRLSDLAQTSGQWLKGDGPESDIVISSRIRLARNVAGFPFMSRADTDIRQQLVDSLRTTVLAVTPEHHFHFVDVAALDELDSQLLTERQLISRELARSEGPRGVAIGEGEHVSVMLNEEDHLRMQVIHSGFALQECWRTINALDDAIESHTAFAFDEELGYLTACPTNVGTGIRVSVMLHLPALRLTREIQKVHQASQKINLAVRGLYGEGSQAMGDFYQISNQITLGNSEQELIDNLSEVVPNIIRYERRVRELLCRDNKATLDDQVARALGILTSARSISSEETMHLLSSLRLGINLGIVPNIKIATVNELFIHTQPSHLQKLHGGPLKTADRNEARADYLRKRLAASN from the coding sequence TTGGCTGAAGATGGAGCAAACTCCTTTCGTCTTTCCGATCTGGCGCAGACCAGCGGGCAATGGCTGAAAGGCGACGGACCGGAATCCGACATCGTGATTTCCAGTCGCATCCGGCTGGCACGCAATGTCGCCGGTTTTCCGTTTATGTCGCGAGCCGACACGGACATCCGCCAGCAACTGGTCGATTCGCTCAGAACCACCGTGCTGGCGGTCACTCCCGAACATCATTTTCACTTCGTCGATGTTGCCGCGCTGGATGAACTGGATTCTCAGCTGCTGACCGAACGACAGCTCATCAGCCGCGAACTCGCCAGGTCGGAAGGTCCCCGCGGCGTCGCGATCGGCGAAGGCGAACACGTCAGCGTCATGCTGAATGAAGAAGATCATCTGCGAATGCAGGTGATTCACAGCGGCTTCGCGCTGCAGGAATGCTGGCGCACCATCAACGCTCTGGATGACGCGATCGAGTCGCATACCGCTTTTGCGTTCGACGAGGAACTCGGTTATCTGACCGCATGCCCGACCAACGTCGGCACCGGAATTCGAGTCAGCGTGATGCTGCACCTGCCCGCTCTGAGGCTGACGCGCGAGATTCAGAAAGTTCACCAGGCATCACAGAAAATCAATCTGGCGGTCCGGGGTCTTTACGGAGAAGGCAGCCAGGCGATGGGCGACTTCTACCAGATTTCGAATCAGATCACTCTGGGCAACAGCGAACAGGAACTGATCGACAACCTGTCCGAAGTCGTCCCGAATATCATCCGCTACGAGCGTCGAGTGCGTGAGCTGCTGTGCCGCGACAACAAGGCCACACTGGACGACCAGGTCGCGCGAGCTCTGGGAATTCTGACCAGTGCGCGTTCCATCAGTTCGGAAGAAACGATGCACCTGCTGTCCAGCCTGCGCCTGGGAATCAACCTGGGAATTGTGCCGAACATCAAAATCGCAACGGTCAACGAACTGTTCATTCACACGCAGCCGTCGCACCTGCAGAAACTCCACGGCGGCCCCCTCAAGACCGCCGACCGCAACGAAGCCCGAGCCGACTACCTGCGCAAAAGGCTCGCGGCGTCGAACTAG
- a CDS encoding PEP-CTERM sorting domain-containing protein (PEP-CTERM proteins occur, often in large numbers, in the proteomes of bacteria that also encode an exosortase, a predicted intramembrane cysteine proteinase. The presence of a PEP-CTERM domain at a protein's C-terminus predicts cleavage within the sorting domain, followed by covalent anchoring to some some component of the (usually Gram-negative) cell surface. Many PEP-CTERM proteins exhibit an unusual sequence composition that includes large numbers of potential glycosylation sites. Expression of one such protein has been shown restore the ability of a bacterium to form floc, a type of biofilm.), producing the protein MSFLTGSTPADVITFTSRSAWLAAVDQTTMQTADFEEFTEDVRFVPAPTGVGSVDAGPFSLAANKILGTSEILLPNRVDVAPFRGSIDQTTNNAYVFVERDSNLEVTLTFDSPVFAFGADFDRVNGAPGERLDLVLTGAGSPILQAPDDDTFFGFVSDGGLVSQLVFQARTANGTQSGTGFGLDNASVAFSASAVPEPSGLLLVAAAGFGFIIRHRVVKRSVQR; encoded by the coding sequence ATGAGTTTTTTGACCGGCAGCACTCCTGCTGACGTCATTACATTTACAAGTCGATCCGCATGGCTCGCGGCAGTCGATCAGACGACGATGCAGACGGCCGACTTTGAAGAGTTTACAGAGGATGTCCGCTTTGTACCTGCCCCCACCGGGGTAGGAAGTGTGGATGCAGGACCATTTTCGCTGGCAGCGAACAAGATCCTTGGCACCTCCGAAATTCTTTTGCCAAACCGTGTGGACGTCGCTCCGTTTCGTGGATCGATCGACCAAACGACAAACAACGCGTATGTGTTTGTCGAGCGCGACAGTAACCTGGAAGTCACACTCACCTTTGACTCACCGGTATTCGCATTCGGCGCTGATTTTGACAGAGTCAACGGCGCTCCTGGTGAGAGGCTGGACCTCGTGTTGACTGGAGCAGGCTCGCCGATACTTCAGGCGCCTGACGACGACACCTTCTTCGGTTTTGTGTCCGATGGTGGTCTCGTCAGCCAGTTGGTATTTCAAGCCCGAACCGCCAACGGCACGCAGAGCGGTACTGGCTTCGGCCTGGACAACGCATCGGTCGCTTTCAGCGCGAGTGCAGTGCCGGAGCCATCGGGACTGCTGCTCGTCGCTGCAGCGGGTTTCGGTTTCATCATCCGGCACCGCGTTGTGAAGCGATCGGTGCAGCGATGA
- a CDS encoding sigma factor: MNQPHPPSNHRPDLEQYRTYLQVLAELHLAPELRGRVDASDIVQHVMLKADAAVGDLKQPDPKSLKAWLRTILTNELVDAFKFHHRNRRDVDRERSIAAGIDQSAAGLDAWLAAARFRPNGPAVPPAWGIAPGMRHTKHRVPTGRPFKMAARITFVHHPASDHGRTVRGASGNAIVMPSIAGPR; encoded by the coding sequence ATGAATCAGCCACACCCGCCATCGAACCACCGACCGGACCTGGAACAGTACCGCACTTATCTTCAAGTCCTTGCGGAATTGCACCTGGCTCCGGAACTTCGAGGCCGCGTCGACGCTTCCGACATCGTGCAGCACGTCATGCTGAAGGCCGACGCTGCCGTCGGTGATCTGAAACAACCGGATCCGAAATCTCTGAAAGCGTGGCTGCGAACAATCCTCACCAACGAACTCGTCGATGCCTTTAAATTCCATCATCGAAACCGCCGCGATGTCGACCGGGAACGCTCAATCGCCGCAGGCATCGACCAGTCCGCGGCGGGTCTCGACGCATGGCTGGCCGCTGCGAGATTTCGGCCCAACGGGCCAGCCGTTCCTCCAGCCTGGGGCATCGCCCCAGGTATGCGGCACACAAAACACAGAGTCCCAACGGGACGGCCATTCAAAATGGCCGCCCGCATCACATTCGTTCATCATCCCGCGTCGGACCACGGCCGGACGGTCCGTGGCGCATCGGGCAACGCGATTGTGATGCCATCGATTGCCGGCCCGCGATAA
- the polA gene encoding DNA polymerase I produces MAKDCIYVIDVFNLMFQVFHAIPPMTGTQGQPTNAVFGFTRDIFAILDRQPTHLLCAFDSPGEGRRNELYAPYKANRDEMPDDLRPQIPLLKQLLEGFEIPCVQVEGWEADDVIATVTRQATEQGIDVVIVSGDKDTRQLISPSVRILNNRKGTFLDEAGLLDDWGIRPEQVIDYQALVGDSVDNVPGVPLVGPKKAKALLEQFGTLDDVLANADKAPGKKLSQNLVEFADLARISRDLVTLRTDLPLQINFESARVSEPNRPALRDLFTLLGFRRYAGMMQDSPGNDTLHEPQHSVTVLSTPAAFEQTAELWTTSRDVFLSATFAPSNPRHRRCTSIAFAFDSSQTWYVPFSESDSASAALELCVLRRIAEFPGTVITDDAKPLLQTLLRQQLTDVPSVRDLSVVDYLLDAGARAHDLRDVAARRAAPNPLDAVDSAAGKPQQQSLFDDAGTETAAAARADARLQATQIIDPEMLSALKEDNLLALYEDLERPLISILARMEFTGITVDVSELRTQSQQAKIRADELTDEIYELAGRQFNIDSPKQLSEILFTELGLPVIKKTKTGASTDQEVLETLAAMHPLPERIVERRHLTKLRGTYLDALPRLVDRETGRIHAGFHQTVAATGRLSSSDPNLQNIPIRTPEGRRIRRAFTAGEDGWTLLCADYSQIELRILAHFSGDAAMSHAFREGQDIHTAVAAEVFHVAPSEVSSDQRRTAKAVNFGVIYGQSAFGLAAALGIEKSEAAAFIESYFERYPGVAAFCEQVLTDTLRTGFARTILNRRRAISGIRNTSGIQRNMPERTAVNTVIQGSAADLIKRAMIDVDSALQTSALRARLLMQIHDELVLEVHESDVAALRILVVEKMQSAMKFTVPLVVDVTTGRNWLDQDKRI; encoded by the coding sequence ATGGCGAAAGACTGCATCTATGTGATCGACGTGTTCAACCTGATGTTTCAGGTCTTTCACGCGATCCCGCCAATGACGGGAACTCAGGGCCAGCCGACGAACGCGGTCTTCGGTTTCACTCGCGACATCTTCGCGATTCTCGACAGGCAGCCGACGCACCTGCTGTGCGCGTTTGACAGTCCCGGCGAAGGTCGGCGCAATGAACTCTATGCACCCTACAAGGCGAACCGCGATGAGATGCCGGATGACCTGCGACCCCAGATTCCCCTGCTGAAACAACTGCTGGAAGGTTTCGAGATTCCGTGCGTGCAGGTTGAAGGCTGGGAAGCGGACGACGTCATCGCCACCGTAACGCGACAGGCGACGGAGCAGGGCATCGATGTCGTGATCGTGTCAGGAGACAAGGATACCAGGCAGCTCATCAGTCCGTCTGTCAGGATCCTTAACAATCGCAAAGGCACGTTTCTGGACGAAGCCGGCTTGCTGGACGACTGGGGCATTCGTCCGGAGCAGGTCATCGACTATCAGGCTCTTGTGGGGGACAGCGTCGACAATGTTCCGGGAGTTCCGCTGGTCGGTCCCAAGAAAGCCAAAGCACTCCTTGAACAGTTCGGAACGCTGGATGATGTGCTGGCGAATGCCGACAAGGCTCCTGGAAAAAAACTCAGCCAGAATCTTGTCGAATTCGCCGATCTGGCGCGGATCAGCCGAGACCTGGTGACACTGCGAACGGATCTGCCCCTGCAGATCAATTTCGAGTCCGCGCGCGTCAGCGAACCGAACCGGCCGGCTCTGCGCGATCTGTTCACGCTGCTGGGATTTCGCCGCTATGCCGGAATGATGCAGGACAGTCCCGGCAACGATACTCTGCATGAACCGCAGCACTCCGTAACGGTCCTGTCGACCCCGGCAGCGTTCGAACAGACCGCAGAACTCTGGACGACGTCACGCGACGTATTTCTGTCGGCCACGTTTGCGCCGAGCAATCCCCGACACCGACGCTGCACCAGCATTGCGTTCGCCTTTGACAGTTCACAGACGTGGTATGTTCCGTTCTCCGAATCTGATTCCGCGTCGGCCGCGCTGGAATTGTGCGTGTTGCGCCGAATTGCCGAATTTCCGGGAACCGTGATCACCGACGATGCCAAGCCGCTGCTGCAGACTTTGTTGCGGCAACAACTCACCGACGTTCCGTCGGTTCGCGACTTGTCCGTGGTGGACTACCTGCTGGATGCCGGCGCCCGCGCTCACGATCTTCGTGACGTCGCGGCCCGTCGAGCGGCCCCGAATCCGCTGGACGCCGTCGATTCGGCGGCCGGCAAACCTCAGCAGCAATCACTGTTCGACGATGCCGGCACGGAAACCGCAGCCGCGGCCCGCGCCGATGCGCGATTGCAAGCTACGCAGATCATCGATCCGGAGATGCTGTCGGCACTTAAGGAGGACAACCTGCTGGCGCTGTACGAAGACCTGGAACGACCGCTGATCAGCATTCTGGCACGAATGGAATTCACCGGCATCACGGTCGATGTCAGCGAACTGCGCACGCAGAGTCAGCAGGCGAAGATTCGCGCCGACGAATTGACGGACGAGATCTACGAACTCGCCGGTCGGCAGTTCAACATCGATTCGCCCAAACAGCTTTCCGAGATTCTGTTCACGGAGCTCGGTCTGCCGGTCATCAAGAAAACCAAAACAGGCGCCAGTACAGATCAGGAAGTTCTGGAAACGCTGGCCGCCATGCATCCGCTTCCCGAACGCATCGTGGAACGTCGCCATCTGACCAAGCTGCGGGGAACCTACCTGGATGCCCTGCCGCGACTGGTGGACCGCGAAACCGGCCGCATCCATGCCGGCTTTCATCAGACCGTCGCCGCCACCGGACGGCTGAGTTCCAGTGATCCGAACCTGCAGAACATTCCGATCCGCACGCCCGAGGGACGCCGAATCCGCCGTGCTTTCACGGCCGGGGAAGACGGCTGGACTCTGTTGTGTGCCGACTATTCACAGATCGAATTGCGGATTCTGGCGCACTTCAGCGGCGATGCAGCGATGTCGCACGCGTTTCGCGAAGGGCAGGACATCCACACTGCCGTCGCGGCCGAAGTCTTTCATGTCGCACCGTCCGAAGTCAGTTCTGATCAGCGCCGAACCGCCAAGGCGGTCAACTTCGGAGTCATCTACGGACAATCCGCGTTCGGCCTGGCGGCTGCGCTGGGCATCGAAAAATCAGAAGCCGCCGCCTTCATCGAAAGTTACTTTGAACGTTACCCGGGAGTCGCTGCGTTCTGCGAACAGGTGCTGACGGATACTCTGCGCACCGGTTTCGCAAGAACCATTCTGAATCGGCGCCGGGCGATTTCGGGGATTCGCAACACGTCCGGCATCCAGCGAAACATGCCCGAGCGAACGGCCGTCAATACCGTCATTCAGGGTTCCGCAGCGGATCTGATCAAACGTGCGATGATCGACGTCGATTCCGCCCTGCAGACGTCAGCGCTGCGAGCACGCTTGCTGATGCAGATTCACGACGAACTGGTGCTGGAAGTTCATGAATCGGACGTGGCCGCGCTGCGAATACTGGTCGTCGAAAAAATGCAGTCCGCGATGAAATTCACCGTTCCGCTGGTTGTTGACGTAACGACCGGACGGAACTGGCTGGATCAGGACAAACGCATTTGA
- a CDS encoding UvrB/UvrC motif-containing protein yields MKKCRRCSKPATLHITEIHDGHAFAIHLCEKCAREYLEDENDGGDSSPAAELAAKLEQLVSEEGEDALAALQCPNCELTFNEFRERGRLGCPTCYQEFRQELLPLLQNIHEDSRHVGKRPLRSPEQTPEQAEVIRLRKQQRDAVEREEYERAAELRDRIAEIESMLHRMPGGVPKPPA; encoded by the coding sequence ATGAAGAAGTGTCGGCGGTGTTCAAAGCCTGCCACTTTGCATATCACGGAAATTCATGACGGGCACGCGTTCGCAATCCACCTGTGCGAAAAGTGCGCAAGAGAATATCTGGAAGACGAAAACGACGGCGGTGATTCCAGTCCCGCCGCCGAGCTGGCGGCAAAACTCGAACAACTTGTCTCGGAAGAGGGCGAAGATGCGCTGGCGGCTCTGCAGTGCCCGAACTGCGAACTGACATTCAACGAATTTCGCGAACGCGGCCGACTGGGGTGCCCCACCTGTTACCAGGAATTTCGGCAGGAACTTCTGCCGTTGCTGCAAAACATCCACGAAGATTCCCGCCACGTTGGAAAGCGGCCGCTGCGGTCTCCCGAACAGACGCCGGAGCAGGCCGAAGTCATCCGGCTCAGGAAACAACAGCGGGATGCCGTGGAACGCGAGGAATATGAACGAGCGGCCGAGTTGCGAGATCGCATCGCCGAAATCGAGTCAATGCTGCACCGCATGCCGGGAGGTGTTCCCAAGCCACCGGCGTGA
- a CDS encoding sulfatase produces the protein MRQTIPYLVAMSVMFAAALAGGAEPSTRTNFVFFLVDDLGWADLGCFGSTFHETPNIDALAATGMRFTDAYAACPVCSPTRASIMTGRHPVRVDITDWIPGSTADRAYNPRFQQIDDRDSLALEEVTIAEVLKQNGYQTFFAGKWHLGGEGSLPTDQGFDVNIGGFHVGSPPGGYYAPWKNPYLQAAHDGEYLTERLTEESIRFLKDRDVQQPFLLYLSYYNVHSPIQPYRKRLPQFQDRAKEQFSEPAEPIREWRGMSRSRQDNADYASMVAAVDDSVGSVLATLNELKLANNTAVIFFSDNGGLCTLAREGPTCNLPLRSGKGWLYEGGIREPTIIRAPGVTTAGSTCDQPVISTDFFPTILELAGLPLQPELHVDGTSLLPLLKGEREIEHAPLYWHYPHYHGSTWTPGAAMRDGDWKLIELYEFDRAELYNLRGDVGERNDLSESHPEKLSELRGRLQQWQSQMQARMPQPNPSYDADAPFLPPR, from the coding sequence ATGAGACAGACGATTCCGTACCTGGTTGCCATGTCCGTGATGTTTGCGGCGGCGCTTGCCGGCGGGGCTGAGCCGTCGACGCGGACGAATTTTGTCTTCTTCCTTGTCGATGATCTCGGCTGGGCGGACCTGGGCTGCTTCGGAAGCACCTTCCACGAGACTCCGAATATTGATGCTCTGGCGGCAACCGGAATGAGATTCACGGATGCGTATGCCGCGTGTCCGGTGTGTTCTCCGACTCGCGCCAGCATCATGACGGGACGGCACCCGGTGCGCGTTGACATTACCGACTGGATTCCGGGGTCCACGGCGGATCGTGCCTACAACCCGCGGTTTCAGCAGATCGATGATCGCGATTCGCTGGCTTTGGAAGAAGTCACGATCGCGGAAGTTCTGAAGCAGAATGGGTATCAGACATTCTTCGCCGGGAAGTGGCATCTTGGCGGCGAAGGGTCGCTTCCCACGGATCAGGGATTCGATGTCAACATCGGAGGTTTCCATGTCGGATCGCCGCCAGGAGGTTATTACGCTCCGTGGAAGAACCCGTATCTGCAGGCCGCTCACGACGGTGAGTACCTGACGGAACGACTGACGGAAGAATCAATCCGGTTTCTGAAAGACCGCGACGTTCAGCAGCCGTTTCTGCTGTACCTGTCATACTACAACGTGCATTCTCCGATTCAGCCTTATCGCAAGCGACTGCCGCAGTTTCAGGATCGGGCGAAGGAGCAGTTCTCGGAACCGGCTGAACCGATTCGCGAATGGCGCGGGATGTCACGAAGTCGCCAGGACAACGCTGACTATGCTTCGATGGTGGCGGCCGTCGATGACAGTGTGGGATCCGTGCTGGCGACTCTGAACGAACTGAAACTCGCCAATAACACGGCTGTCATCTTTTTCTCTGACAACGGAGGATTGTGTACGCTGGCTCGCGAAGGCCCGACCTGCAACCTGCCTCTGCGGTCCGGCAAGGGCTGGCTGTACGAAGGCGGAATTCGCGAACCGACCATCATTCGAGCTCCCGGCGTCACAACTGCCGGAAGCACCTGCGATCAGCCGGTCATCAGCACGGATTTCTTCCCGACGATTCTGGAACTGGCCGGCCTGCCGCTGCAGCCGGAACTCCACGTCGACGGCACAAGTCTGCTGCCACTGCTAAAAGGCGAACGGGAAATTGAGCATGCTCCGCTGTATTGGCACTACCCGCATTACCACGGGTCCACGTGGACTCCCGGCGCCGCGATGCGCGACGGTGACTGGAAACTGATCGAACTGTACGAATTCGACCGGGCGGAACTCTACAACCTGCGCGGCGACGTGGGTGAGCGGAACGACCTGAGCGAATCGCATCCCGAAAAGCTGTCCGAGCTTCGTGGCAGACTTCAGCAGTGGCAGTCGCAGATGCAGGCCCGCATGCCGCAGCCGAATCCATCTTACGACGCTGACGCTCCGTTCCTGCCGCCTCGATAG
- the nrdR gene encoding transcriptional regulator NrdR — MPADFGVLPDMRCPYCQHDETKVIDSRNSQDFSIRRRRECLKCERRFTTYERIEESPVKVIKKDGSRVPFDRSRIRAGIEKACFKRPVSNEQIDQLVGAVEASVYEDGVREVPSRQIGEMVFNALRDLDKVAFVRFASVYREFQDVNDFVEELQPMLEKRPRRRN, encoded by the coding sequence ATGCCCGCCGACTTCGGAGTCCTGCCGGACATGCGATGTCCCTATTGCCAACACGACGAAACCAAAGTCATCGATTCGAGAAACAGCCAGGATTTCTCAATTCGTCGACGTCGCGAATGTCTGAAGTGCGAACGCCGCTTCACGACCTACGAACGGATCGAAGAATCTCCCGTCAAAGTCATCAAGAAGGACGGCAGCCGGGTTCCGTTTGATCGCAGCCGGATCCGCGCGGGAATTGAAAAGGCGTGCTTCAAGCGTCCGGTCAGCAACGAGCAGATCGATCAGCTTGTCGGGGCCGTGGAAGCGTCCGTCTATGAAGATGGTGTTCGCGAAGTTCCGTCCCGCCAGATCGGAGAAATGGTCTTCAACGCGCTGCGTGATCTGGACAAGGTCGCCTTTGTCCGGTTCGCATCGGTGTATCGCGAATTTCAGGATGTGAACGACTTCGTTGAGGAGCTGCAGCCCATGCTGGAAAAACGCCCGCGCCGACGCAATTGA